One genomic region from Uloborus diversus isolate 005 chromosome 2, Udiv.v.3.1, whole genome shotgun sequence encodes:
- the LOC129216177 gene encoding carbohydrate sulfotransferase 1-like, translating into MALDRRPSINPNQRIRLRRLLPLFLFLATIVALQFFVLFSKNGYSLRKALPGLSTPRPGPLHVLVVSYARSGSSFLGDLLAELPDAFYYFELLHFLGSSVLNGTDINHRARHLLSVAFQCNISVVDGFMDWQKRHQTFMKLKRSIHYWATCSNATRAKNAINNVCYNATYMDSYCSKKDILIAKTIRIKLPEVIDLFYNPSLNLKVIYLMRDPRGSFNSRNKFPIAAWCKKDVLCHSAKQFCTSLEDDLEAVCHLRAEKPTDFLAIRYEDLAMNPYQTTKTIVRFLGFEEIPKNLVSFLKTHTSVQDKLKIRTKAMGIEFPYSTFRNSAMAATSWRKEMSFVRLTELQKSCQPVLNFFGYHSYSTLVSLRSNIQYDIGIENALLQHCVQNL; encoded by the exons ATGGCTCTTGATCGTCGCCCGAGCATTAACCCAAACCAGAGAATTCGCTTGAGACGGCTGCTTCCGCTGTTCCTCTTCTTGGCGACGATCGTTGCTTTGCAGTTTTTCGTTCTCTTTTCCAAAAACGGATATTCCCTAAGAAAAGCGCTACCAG GTCTGTCCACGCCTCGACCTGGACCGCTGCATGTCCTCGTAGTAAGTTACGCTCGGTCAGGATCTTCCTTTCTAGGCGACTTGCTGGCAGAACTGCCTGATGCCTTCTACTATTTCGAGCTTCTGCATTTCTTGGGCAGCTCCGTCCTCAACGGAACAGACATAAACCACCGCGCGCGCCACTTGCTGAGCGTCGCTTTTCAGTGCAACATCTCTGTG GTGGATGGCTTTATGGACTGGCAAAAACGACACCAGACATTTATGAAGTTAAAAAGAAGCATTCATTACTGGGCGACGTGTTCCAATGCCACTCGGGCCAAAAACGCTATTAATAACGTCTGCTACAACGCCACGTACATGGATTCCTATTGCAGTAAAAAGGACATCCTGATTGCTAAAACAATCCGCATCAAGTTGCCAGAAGTAATCGACCTCTTCTACAATCCGAGCCTTAATCTGAAGGTGATATACTTGATGCGTGACCCACGTGGTAGCTTCAACTCAAGAAACAAGTTCCCCATCGCCGCGTGGTGCAAAAAAGATGTACTGTGCCACAGTGCAAAACAGTTTTGTACCTCCCTGGAGGACGATCTGGAGGCTGTGTGTCACCTCCGAGCTGAAAAACCGACAGACTTCCTTGCCATTCGTTATGAAGACTTGGCGATGAATCCCTACCAAACTACCAAAACCATTGTGAGGTTTCTTGGATTTGaagaaattccaaaaaatctaGTCTCATTTCTCAAAACCCATACGTCCGTCCAAGACAAACTAAAAATCCGAACCAAAGCTATGGGCATTGAATTTCCTTACTCAACCTTCCGGAATTCCGCCATGGCTGCTACTAGTTGGCGGAAGGAGATGAGTTTCGTACGATTGACTGAGCTTCAAAAAAGTTGCCAGCccgttcttaatttttttggatACCACTCATATTCCACCCTGGTGTCTCTCAGGTCGAACATCCAATACGACATAGGAATAGAAAACGCTCTCTTGCAACACTGcgttcaaaatttatga